CTGGAGATTTCAGAAAAGGATGACAACTGAAGGTAACCAATTCCTGAACACAAGATGAAAGCTAGATTATCAATACAACAGGGAGACAACCTAACAAAATCTAGTGGACTTCTATATACTGACAATCAAGAAACtaataggattttttttttaatactcaaATGTCCCAAAAATAGAGGTCCATTTAAATAGCAGAAGGATTGTGATATCAGAagatataaccataaaataccATCACACGAATAGTTGGCTGattataaatgttatgaagTCAAAGCTCCCCTAGAAGGCAAATGCATGGTTCCACGTTCTCAGATCTACAATATTgcaaaaatatgtatatatgtacacatattTTTTCAGGGGGGGGAGGAGGAGGCAGGATGTGTGAGATTAGGGATTGAATGCAAGGTGGAGaggaaaatgtcaaaaattccTACCCCAACACCGCCGCCCCCGCCCCCGGGGGCGCCGTAGGTATCAAGGTGGAggggagaaggaaagaaaaagtaaGGGAAAAAGGACGGAACGTCGAGAGGGATTGCCTTATGGATTAAAGAAGTGGAAGTAACTATTTCTCCACCaattcctttctttcctttttctcttccaCAAAGGCAAGTTTCACACTTCCAGGCCAACAGGGATTAaaagcaattaaagaataaaaaacaaGGAAATGGTTGAATTTCCCACTTAATCAACTCAGACACATGAACAAATTGTTAACCTTGACGATTCGGATTGACAAAGAAGTGAATCCACATTCCCTGGCAACCCTGTTATTGGACGGCTGATGACAAGACGCGAGCTTGAAGTCAGTACCCTCGAACAACCCATTCGAGCTGACAGCGGCTATGTGCCTCTCCAGCGATGATAGCTTACCGCCAACCTAAGACAAGAaagaacccaaaaatatcaaCATTGTGCGTTCATGTGGATATGTAATTACGTACGTATATAGAGTATATGAAGAGGAATGAGGATGTTTGGATGAGTGGATTACGGTGACGTTAACGCCGGAAGGAGAGAGGCGAACGCGGCCAAGGAGGGCAAGAGAGCGGCAGTTGGAGTCGTAGAAGGATAAGAGATTGTCGAGATCCGGAACAGCCGTGTACTTGTAGTACAATAGGACCCCGTATTCcgactcttcttcttctgtgtGACAGGCCGCCATTGCAGATAGAGTGGAAAGGATCTCCGAAGCCCTAGACTGGTCGGGGCCGGGGCGGTGACGGTTATACAAAAATTACCgggaaaggaaagagaaatgaTGGCTCTGGATTGATAATATTTAGGATAAATTGCACTTTGGTCTCGGTTTGGATTATTTGAGggataaaattatttgtaaagaaaGACTCGACAGGTAGTTTTAGATAATcatgaaataatcaaattatcCTTGATTTGTTAAATCTAATACACATACTCTCTCTTCTTTGTCTCTTTCTCGCCTTAGCTCTCATCTCTTCTGTCTCTTTCTCGCCTCACATTTACccctcgcccttgccctcaCCGTTTGTCGATTGGCACCATCCTCTACACCTTGGTCGATTTGAGTGGTCGTCAGTTACTGAGGTTGCAGCAGTGAGGAGGCAAGGCGTAGAGACAAGGCGGCGAGGAGAGGCAGCGAAAGGAGACGATGAGGTTGCAATTGCAATAGAGAAACAAGACGGCGACGAGGTTACAGGCCAGGGTGAGGCGGgcgaggagagaaagagaaagggatgAACAAATCGCGATATATCGTGATTTTTTGATGTCAAAATCTCGCGATATATCGCATCTGTAAAGGGGTTCTGTGAACTTTTTTTGTACGAATAACGCGGTCCTTATTTGAGATACATAAATGAATTAATCTAGTTTGCACTGATCGGGGTTATCAAATGGTattaaaaagactaaaatactctggtttaaattataaatttgtaaattctATTACTATCTTACCCGCtgcttttttctctcttttttccatGACTATCGATGCAACCACCAACTACAGTTGTCTTCGTCTTGTCACCGTGACCTCGCTGCCTCATCTCAGCATGCGATCGACAAAGTGATGGCAGCAAGGCGCAACAACAGTAGGTGGTTGTATTAACAaccatgaaaaagaaagagagaagaagaaaacaacgaGTAAGGCAATAacagattttgaaaatttgcaaTTTAGACGAATGTATTTCGGTTGTTTTAACACTCTTCGATAACTCTCTCAACTGATTTCTCAGGCAAAATatcactatttttcataaattgcaTTTGGCCTCGTAGTTTAgttaaaatttgttgtagttgataattttagaaattcttgtaatttatttttttttacaatatttcTCTTTGtcaataatattattacttaaattaagttaacataaaTTAAGAGTATATAAAAGTTGAGCTGAATAAGGTGGATAAGTTTTCTCTAAtaataaactaacaaaataaaagaatagaaagaaaaactcTAAATATGTGACgttaattaactttaaaatattttgttaatttactttgtaaaaatattaaaaataaattttacaaaataaatattatttcttataaaGGCTCGTTACAAAACATCTAATGTGAATCGTCAAACTATAATTAGACATAGATTTCTCTTTTATAAGACTACTCCAAAATTGCACCCtctcataaaacaatatttagaaataagaaataagctaaaaaaaataaaatatataaattattttaaataaaaatattttatattatatttgttaaatttatctaacaacctttaaaaaaagaaatcaattatctttttattaaaaaaatttagagaaatttATTTCTAcctttttagataaatttatcttgctctagataaaaaaaaatgacacatgTGTTCTCAAatgtattctaaaaaaattaacaaacaatttaataaaacttttaaaCTACTTCACAATTTTATTTTCACCATTCCATAATCACCAGCAAAACAAAGCCTATAATTCCACACATGGACCAGATTGTTACATATAGTTACAAAAAAACAAAGCCAAATTGATATTACAGAAATTTGAACTCTTGAGTGATTCTAGGAAATAAGCCAGTAGTGACTTAAAACCACAAATAAAGAAGGTGGTGGTACATTTTAGTAAATTAATCTTTTAAACTATATCACTAACACATAAATCGCATATAGAATCCCTGGAATGTAACCCAATATAGTCAGCAACAAGTCAATCCAGAATTCCACCTGCAACAAAAACTTTAGAATTATTAATGacagataaataaaaatcatatgcATAATTCTTATATACACGAAATAAATTTAGCTCATAAATGAGCAAATATCAAAAACAATTTGGCCCAAAACTATTTATCATATCAAATTTTGATGTAAACGTTT
This window of the Diospyros lotus cultivar Yz01 chromosome 5, ASM1463336v1, whole genome shotgun sequence genome carries:
- the LOC127802364 gene encoding salt stress-induced hydrophobic peptide ESI3 yields the protein MGSATFLEILLAILLPPVGVFLRYGIGVEFWIDLLLTILGYIPGILYAIYVLVI